The following are encoded in a window of Chlorocebus sabaeus isolate Y175 chromosome 10, mChlSab1.0.hap1, whole genome shotgun sequence genomic DNA:
- the TBR1 gene encoding T-box brain protein 1: MQLEHCLSPSIMLSKKFLNVSSSYPHSGGSELVLHDHPIISTTDNLERSSPLKKITRGMTNQSDTDNFPDSKDSPGDVQRSKLSPVLDGVSELRHSFDGSAADRYLLSQSSQPQSAATAPSAMFPYPGQHGPAHPAFSIGSPSRYMAHHPVITNGAYNSLLSNSSPQGYPTAGYPYPQQYGHSYQGAPFYQFSSTQPGLVPGKAQVYLCNRPLWLKFHRHQTEMIITKQGRRMFPFLSFNISGLDPTAHYNIFVDVILADPNHWRFQGGKWVPCGKADTNVQGNRVYMHPDSPNTGAHWMRQEISFGKLKLTNNKGASNNNGQMVVLQSLHKYQPRLHVVEVNEDGTEDTSQPGRVQTFTFPETQFIAVTAYQNTDITQLKIDHNPFAKGFRDNYDTIYTGCDMDRLTPSPNDSPRSQIVPGARYAMAGSFLQDQFVSNYAKARFHPGAGAGPGPGTDRSVPHTNGLLSPQQAEDPGAPSPQRWFVTPANNRLDFAASAYDTATDFAGNAATLLSYAAAGVKALPLQAAGCTGRPLGYYADPSGWGARSPPQYCGTKSGSVLPCWPNSAAAAARMAGANPYLGEEAEGLAAERSPLPPGAAEDAKPKDLSDSSWIETPSSIKSIDSSDSGIYEQAKRRRISPADTPVSESSSPLKSEVLAQRDCEKNCAKDISGYYGFYSHS, encoded by the exons ATGCAGCTGGAGCACTGCCTTTCTCCTTCTATCATGCTCTCCAAGAAATTTCTCAATGTGAGCAGCAGCTACCCACATTCAGGCGGATCCGAGCTTGTCTTGCACGATCATCCCATTATCTCGACCACTGACAACCTGGAGAGAAGTTCAcctttgaaaaaaattaccaGGGGGATGACGAATCAGTCAGATACAGACAATTTTCCTGACTCCAAGGACTCACCAGGGGACGTCCAGAGAAGTAAACTCTCTCCTGTCTTGGACGGGGTCTCTGAGCTTCGTCACAGTTTCGATGGCTCTGCTGCAGATCGCTACCTCCTCTCTCAGTCCAGCCAGCCACAGTCTGCGGCCACTGCTCCCAGTGCCATGTTCCCGTACCCCGGCCAGCACGGACCGGCGCACCCCGCCTTCTCCATCGGCAGCCCCAGCCGCTACATGGCCCACCACCCGGTCATCACCAACGGAGCCTACAACAGCCTCCTGTCCAACTCCTCGCCGCAGGGATACCCCACGGCCGGCTACCCCTACCCACAGCAGTACGGCCACTCCTACCAAGGAGCTCCGTTCTACCAGTTCTCCTCCACCCAGCCGGGGCTGGTGCCCGGCAAAGCACAGGTGTACCTGTGCAACAGGCCTCTTTGGCTGAAATTTCACCGGCACCAAACGGAGATGATCATCACCAAACAGGGAAG GcgcatgtttccttttttaagttTTAACATTTCTGGTCTCGATCCCACGGCTCATTACAATATTTTTGTGGATGTGATTTTGGCGGATCCCAATCACTGGAGGTTTCAAGGAGGCAAATGGGTTCCTTGCGGCAAAGCGGACACCAATGTGCAAG GAAATCGGGTCTATATGCATCCGGATTCCCCCAATACTGGGGCCCACTGGATGCGCCAAGAAATctcttttggaaaattaaaacttACGAACAACAAAGGAGCTTCAAATAACAATGGGCAG ATGGTGGTTTTACAGTCCTTGCACAAGTACCAGCCCCGTCTGCATGTGGTGGAAGTGAACGAGGACGGCACGGAGGACACCAGCCAGCCCGGCCGCGTGCAGACATTCACCTTCCCTGAGACTCAGTTCATCGCCGTCACCGCCTACCAGAACACGGAT aTTACACAACTGAAAATAGATCACAACCCCTTTGCAAAAGGATTTCGGGATAATTATGACAC GATCTACACCGGCTGTGACATGGACCGCCTGACCCCCTCGCCCAACGACTCGCCGCGCTCGCAGATCGTGCCCGGGGCCCGCTACGCCATGGCCGGCTCTTTCCTGCAGGACCAGTTCGTGAGCAACTACGCCAAGGCCCGCTTCCACCCGGGCGCGGGCGCGGGCCCCGGGCCGGGTACAGACCGCAGCGTGCCACACACCAACGGGCTGCTGTCGCCGCAGCAGGCCGAGGACCCGGGCGCGCCCTCGCCGCAGCGCTGGTTTGTGACGCCGGCCAACAACCGGCTGGACTTCGCGGCCTCGGCCTACGACACGGCCACGGACTTCGCGGGCAACGCGGCCACGCTGCTCTCCTACGCGGCGGCGGGCGTGAAGGCGCTGCCGTTGCAGGCTGCAGGCTGCACTGGCCGCCCGCTTGGCTACTACGCCGACCCGTCGGGCTGGGGCGCCCGCAGCCCCCCGCAGTACTGCGGCACCAAGTCGGGCTCCGTGCTGCCCTGCTGGCCCAACAGCGCCGCGGCCGCCGCGCGCATGGCCGGCGCCAACCCCTACCTGGGCGAGGAGGCCGAGGGCCTGGCCGCCGAGCGCTCGCCGCTGCCGCCCGGCGCCGCCGAGGACGCCAAGCCCAAGGACCTGTCCGATTCCAGCTGGATCGAGACGCCCTCCTCGATCAAGTCCATCGACTCGAGCGACTCGGGGATTTACGAGCAGGCCAAGCGGAGGCGGATCTCGCCGGCCGACACGCCCGTGTCCGAGAGCTCGTCCCCGCTCAAGAGCGAGGTGCTGGCCCAGCGGGACTGCGAGAAGAACTGCGCCAAGGACATTAGCGGCTACTATGGCTTCTACTCGCACAGCTAG